A single Ptiloglossa arizonensis isolate GNS036 chromosome 2, iyPtiAriz1_principal, whole genome shotgun sequence DNA region contains:
- the Nocte gene encoding no circadian temperature entrainment isoform X6 yields MSTPSGLVSKGEKGKSKFQSLDINSLYREYRGESLEQHQQKNTLPRKHGMQSLGKVPSARRPPANLPSLKSEHSSSDPAVSLVPSGGSGWATTKDLTTTTTTATTTTAITSSDTATSNSSPAQCVVGTAVTTSLHPLLTGQQSISQSSYSSDVSNKSSWSAIMSRSGDGAASGSQQHLQQQSTNRELSAQYGPGPSLRPQTEGSWIQGGSRTTSGVGLGTAGPGSGTTSGVQAPPLNITGSGGHADISGGGRQNLVQSPNMGMVQGGPHNSSNSQSALSSGSHQVGPNLHHYRGLIPPFMYRGNFSGGFPSQFPSNTGSGGTAKPRVNYSSERFPPPPPRQQERERVPEEEIVTRPIIKEEDLTRMDDISRDAGWAAHDDIDYNKKLTFSDDEPDPEPSKKDERKDSKEEKTEENSTEDRDKTRDNRDNHDNRDSKESRDQPTHRPWTQSSLPRDYRGSNGSGSYSGQSQVHSVHSLRGVEDDEGWNERRRVVRVEVASVAERAQQRKEEVEKMYEETSRQAAAKKLQDLQHKLKEKHAKYKEEERGQSNESKSSISVPSVPISVPEWERERENRERERSCTASSEGKDEKSLVRESRENREGSKYGRDSRDQLMSDFRQSDRQSFIRQQDTSVRNERERERDRDRDRDRDRDRDRDRDRDRDRDRDRDRDRDRDRDRERDRDRDRDRDRDQRDTRDREYLAFSRHFQNNLPPRFQKQQAERSNAGFNRISPNTERSSAQSVSFSQQYDPGRWLHSHSSLNNSLKPLHGVPSQRRSRTDSDISTSMDDDRPPSRDYRGSLLRDDRFRHSSHRSYDSRKSSGYYDEYNRNYRDHDYDDGHSRDSWERERYFDDKDRDSKDNLESREVRENRDVRDSRVSRDNRDVRENRERDNKVKKDYDNYLKDPFDDRDRDRDRDRDRDRDRERERERDRERDRERERERERERERERDRERERERERERERERERERERERDRDQRERSENTEWREERIQDRPIDNRRDTQREERMERNERPQRPDSRDSRASRESKTSLREDDSHKLRDCTSWVNEVADYEENKRDTYHEDTRERERERRQPLGPVTKERIEADELKSEKRNLTQLKRASSEQDKKDQVKESSTETKKEVDVWSRKVERVNDSSRIMERGDNSPKVWADAVSPTFEKEEEKTLDSSKNEKDADDLKQNFDKLNIDKREDILNEDATEQQVKEEKREKNIRNRTSSGGSNSRLRDSRGGRQWGGTCSVYTRGWRGSESRGRRGGPRTAGRPASARSGSYGHTDSENSADEISCSTESGKEEKKSARSPKPSQKAEIEERNREICGRDEKRVDYSQSQRSEKRAYDSKSSREGFAPSGEPSRRGRGSFRIRSATSTGSRMEGYGPPSNKSPFSSERSADEKQNSTRQNPPTPTPEKESNSLVSSQVESTDDKIIAKQQALTAGITGKRAKSPNQQSSQQSQQTQQSCNKQDVNHASNNAISQKLHIRKEESRSKRTRSGSRRGRDNREPRYRGSSSNVSKQTSSDVGNEDWETTSENSEEHVEDHKESRGNRNKQFAARASSGSSLNALGSNIHSRRNEQTGNNREHREKNLKSSNTTSRAPGAEKRNLQSLGFSNQKSHSSSIPPLMQTTQSQNGRSRSQTSGNNPTILNKSTTKDSTVNRIDEIKLSDPNLVSQALNDINKKSQMKEKKPTIECEIETNNCTEDGTNVTEDKVDSDGFQEVRSKKNVKEARHSQKEESKPLKREKEKDRERDRSKSKANGSQPTTLQQVQNIPPLLGQTIPQPANMLQKQYDRNPRSQKLAPRFQKQRLAKQQQQQQQQQQQMCPSEPNDSNKVNNSNNSYGKDSSSGPAPPPTVNAWDKPFTTSQLRSNSPSAVPTDIQLMPGLSTQNDHGHVHSHEINEQANSGNSSQRNSPNGEKTGKSLKEQLVEKNSVSDVSSPPVQTLIFENTNYSKTTKAGPSDLAVKTKFPNHIKTQQQRVEKRADLEEEGNATSLQQQQQQSLPVAFSNKPNDLMKDKNQEPIQMPLSFNKNEDNADMKLDFTFDSDLSQLTEDKSKSLGMTRSMHMAAGQSTISPSTAELNLKIASVKKVWENAPPMPTVVEHEDGNVVSSANTFPQAFESTDVDDSYSPHQQYNQNNMKSEITTSTNVCKLVPPQVKPQQQSSGSSSSQSGSTVPGPSPIGAGQSPIGHPPVSLQGPLSPPPFNSTGQPSHINYQEFPQYPGSQAAQYGSMPAIPSPPAVLFNTGSGQLPAQAGGLYGAFQLDQSRSPFTQYPPYAPSLQNSFSQQNVYLQQPPPHAPNAPTPDMYQSNLSQYRITAAAAAPFGQNQQLSNNPNTVLISSSSNSLMSASVKPSSQPIGAIGTKAPHFQAPSAPQPNPLTYIPYDPNQVLGVSGSYMSNSQMVQRPGPNVQASANSYYSATSADVFPGSQTGFYQPGGATQQTGTHYGLQGFSQHSQSLATGSATPVGLQNFSSGFLSTSGLQIAAAAATQQFRNPTGGLPGPANAGPTFLSKHQPQEQPRQLKSPSGNQQDVLASVFSSTPQIPSPKSRNCKQQSSTQQPQPSPTQHHKFQQYQGVSQSALVSSYSNYVLQQNVRGMGMPPRAGIQPSQQRYPPPIQRPVVPFTPGPNPNNPTQQQPNCMPSQQQQPPQTQINRHRPNLHQQQQQQRNIKMQQQYYSTQGNVKMDTNEKTDSHNDKINDNGSGAQQGSTKPNVNPQDNDNKEEVNQQNE; encoded by the exons ATGTCTACTCCGTCAGGGCTTGTGTCGAAGGGGGAGAAAGGAAAATCCAAGTTCCAATCATTAGACATCAATAGCTTATATAGAGAGTATAGG GGAGAATCTTTGGAACAACATCAACAGAAAAACACATTACCGCGTAAACATGGAATGCAAAGTCTTGGAAAGGTGCCTTCGGCACGGCGACCACCTGCTAATTTGCCAAGTTTGAAAAGTGAACATAGTAGTAGCGACCCAGCTGTCAGTCTTGTACCAAGCGGAGGGAGTGGTTGGGCTACTACCAAAGATTTGACAACAACAACCACTACTGCTACCACCACTACAGCTATAACTTCATCAGACACTGCTACT TCAAATTCTTCACCCGCACAATGTGTAGTGGGAACTGCTGTAACAACATCATTGCATCCCTTACTCACAGGACAACAAAGCATTTCTCAATCTTCATACTCTTCCGATGTGAGCAACAAATCATCATGGAGCGCAATAATGAGCAGATCTGGAGATG GCGCTGCATCAGGAAGCCAACAACATTTACAACAGCAATCGACAAATCGGGAATTAAGTGCGCAATACGGACCCGGACCAAGTTTAAGACCGCAAA CGGAAGGAAGTTGGATACAAGGTGGAAGTCGTACAACCAGTGGTGTGGGGTTGGGAACGGCTGGTCCCGGAAGTGGGACCACTTCCGGGGTCCAGGCCCCCCCATTGAATATTACTGGATCGGGAGGACATGCCGACATATCTGGCGGCGGACGACAGAACTTGGTCCAATCTCCCAATATGGGCATGGTCCAGGGAGGCCCTCATAATTCTTCAAATAGTCAGAGTGCTTTGAGTTCTGGTTCTCACCAAGTTGGTCCAAATCTACATCACTACAGAGGACTTATTCCACCATTC ATGTACCGAGGAAATTTTTCTGGTGGGTTCCCTTCGCAGTTTCCATCGAATACTGGTTCCGGTGGGACCGCTAAACCGCGAGTTAATTATTCTTCAGAACGATTTCCTCCGCCACCTCCTCGTCAACAGGAACGCGAACGTGTTCCTGAAGAAGAAATTGTTACCCGACCAATTATTAAAGAAGAGGATCTAACACGAATGGACGATATTTCTCGCGATGCCGGTTGGGCGGCACATGACGACATTGATTACAATAAAAAACTTACTTTTAGCGATGATGAACCCGATCCTGAACCATCGAAgaaagatgaaagaaaagatagtaaagaagaaaaaactgaAGAAAATTCAACAGAAGATAGAGATAAAACTAGAGATAATCGTGATAATCACGACAATCGGGATTCGAAAGAATCACGAGATCAACCAACTCATCGACCATGGACTCAGAGCTCTTTGCCTCGTGATTATCGTGGATCAAACGGGTCTGGTAGTTACAGCGGTCAGTCCCAAGTGCACTCTGTACATTCTTTGAGAG GTGTGGAGGACGATGAAGGTTGGAACGAGAGACGCAGAGTAGTAAGAGTTGAAGTTGCGTCTGTTGCTGAGCGTGCTCAACAACGCAAGGAGGAGGTAGAAAAAATGTACGAAGAAACAAGTAGACAAGCAGCAGCAAAAAAATTGCAGGATTTGCAGCATAAGTTAAAGGAAAAACATGCTAAGTACAAAGAAGAGGAACGTGGACAGTCAAATGAATCAAAAAGTTCGATAAGTGTTCCATCTGTTCCAATTTCGGTTCCTGAAtgggagagagaaagggaaaacAGAGAACGAGAACGATCTTGCACAGCATCTTCTGAGGGGAAAGATGAAAAATCTTTGGTTCGTGAATCACGTGAAAATAGGGAAGGTTCGAAATATGGCAGAGACTCTCGTGATCAGCTAATGTCTGATTTCCGACAAAGCGATCGACAAAGTTTTATAAGACAACAGGATACTTCTGTGCGTAATGAACGCGAAAGAGAACGAGATCGTGATCGTGATCGTGATCGTGATCGGGATCGGGATCGGGATCGGGATCGGGATCgggatcgagatcgagatcggGATCGGGATCGGGATCGGGATCGTGATCGCGAGCGTGATCGGGATCGGGATCGTGATCGTGATCGTGATCAAAGAGACACGAGGGATCGCGAATATTTAGCATTTTCTcgtcattttcaaaataatttaccgCCCCGATTTCAAAAACAACAAGCAGAAAGAAGCAATGCTGGCTTTAATCGAATTTCGCCTAACACCGAAAGGTCGTCTGCCCAATCTGTTTCTTTCTCGCAGCAATATGATCCTGGTAGATGGCTGCATAGTCACAGCTCTTTAA ACAATAGCTTAAAACCGTTGCACGGTGTTCCGTCGCAACGCCGGAGTCGAACAGATTCGGACATTTCTACTTCGATGGACGACGATCGACCTCCATCTCGAGATTATCGTGGATCGCTTCTTCGAGATGATCGTTTTCGTCATTCTTCTCATCGATCCTACGACAGTCGCAAGTCAAGTGGTTATTATGACGAGTACAACCGCAACTACAGAGATCATGACTACGACGATGGACATTCTCGTGATTCCTGGGAGCGTGAAAGATACTTCGATGATaaagatcgagattcaaaggacAATCTAGAATCGAGAGAGGTCAGAGAAAATCGAGATGTTCGCGATAGTCGAGTAAGCCGTGATAACCGAGATGTGAGAGAAAACAGGGAAAGAGATAACAAGGTTAAAAAGGattatgataattatttaaag GATCCCTTTGATGACCGTGACCGTGATCGTGATCGTgaccgcgatcgcgatcgtgATCGCGAACGTGAACGTGAGCGAGATCGCGAACGTGATCGTGAACGTGAACGTGAACGTGAACGAGAACGTGAACGCGAACGTGATCGTGAacgtgaacgcgaacgcgaacgcgaacgtgaaCGTGAACGTGAACGCGAACGTGAACGAGAACGAGACCGCGATCAGAGAGAAAGATCAGAGAATACGGAATGGCGGGAAGAACGTATACAAGATAGACCGATCGATAATCGTCGCGACACGCAACGAGAAGAGCGAATGGAACGTAACGAACGTCCGCAAAGACCAGATTCTCGTGATAGTCGTGCTTCTCGAGAATCGAAGACGTCTCTCCGTGAAGATGATTCGCACAAGTTGCGTGATTGTACTTCCTGGGTGAACGAAGTTGCTgattacgaagaaaataaacgtgATACGTATCACGAAGATACTCGGGAGCGTGAAAGAGAAAGACGACAGCCACTCGGACCGGTAACCAAAGAGAGAATCGAAGCAGATGAATTGAAAAGTGAAAAACGTAATTTAACTCAGTTGAAACGAGCTAGTTCTGAACAAGATAAGAAGGATCAAGTAAAAGAATCTTCtacagaaacgaaaaaggaagtggATGTTTGGAGCAGAAAAGTCGAACGAGTAAACGATAGTAGTAGAATAATGGAAAGAGGTGACAATTCTCCAAAAGTATGGGCTGATGCTGTTTCTCCAACatttgaaaaagaagaagaaaaaacattgGATTCTAGTAAGAATGAAAAAGACGCAGACGATTTAAAACAGAATTTCGATAAGTTAAACATAGACAAAAGGGAAGATATTCTAAACGAAGATGCAACGGAACAGCaggtaaaagaagaaaaacgggaaaaaaatattcgaaatcgaACTAGTAGTGGAGGATCGAATTCGAGACTTCGCGATTCTCGAGGAGGGCGCCAGTGGGGAGGTACGTGTAGCGTCTACACTCGAGGTTGGCGTGGCTCAGAATCAAGAGGACGAAGAGGTGGTCCTCGAACTGCCGGTAGACCGGCTTCTGCTAGAAGTGGTTCATACGGACACACCGATTCGGAAAATAGTGCAGATGAAATATCATGTTCCACTGAATCTGGCAAGGAAGAGAAAAAGTCGGCTAGATCACCAAAACCTAGTCAGAAGGCAGAAATAGAGGAACGTAATCGTGAAATATGTGGTAGAGACGAAAAGCGAGTTGACTATTCTCAGTCACAACGTAGTGAGAAACGAGCTTACGACAGTAAATCCAGTCGTGAAGGATTTGCACCTTCAGGTGAACCTTCTCGGCGTGGTCGAGGCAGTTTTCGAATTCGAAGTGCAACTAGCACCGGCAGCCGCATGGAGGGATACGGGCCACCGTCCAATAAGAGCCCTTTTTCATCTGAACGTAGTGCCGACGAAAAACAAAATTCTACACGACAAAATCCGCCAACACCTACCCcggaaaaagaatcgaattctCTAGTATCTTCACAGGTTGAGTCCACCGACGATAAAATTATAGCAAAACAACAGGCACTTACTGCTGGAATAACTGGAAAACGCGCCAAATCCCCAAATCAACAATCCTCCCAGCAATCTCAACAGACTCAACAATCTTGTAATAAACAAGATGTTAATCACGCAAGCAATAACGCTATTTCTCAAAAGTTACACATTCGTAAAGAAGAATCGCGTTCAAAGAGAACTCGCAGCGGTAGCAGAAGG GGTAGAGACAATCGCGAACCACGGTATCGTGGTAGTAGCAGTAACGTGTCGAAACAAACGTCTTCGGATGTAGGAAACGAAGATTGGGAAACCACGTCAGAGAACAGCGAAGAACACGTGGAAGATCATAAAGAATCACGTGGCAATCGTAACAAACAGTTCGCTGCACGTGCAAGTTCGGGCAGCAGTTTAAATGCTCTAGGATCGAATATACATTCTCGTAGAAATGAGCAGACAGGAAATAACCGTGAACACCGTGAAAAGAATTTAAAGTCTTCCAATACAACGTCTCGAGCACCTGGTGCTGAAAAGCGAAACTTACAAAGTTTGGGTTTCAGCAATCAGAAAAGTCATTCTTCTAGCATTCCTCCACTGATGCAAACCACTCAATCTCAGAATGGAAGATCAAGAAGTCAAACTTCTGGAAATAATCCAACGATTTTGAATAAATCAACCACAAAAGATAGTACGGTGAATCGTATAGATGAAATAAAGCTGAGTGACCCTAATTTGGTTAGTCAAGCTCTtaacgatattaataaaaaatctcagatgaaagaaaaaaagccgACAATCGAATGTGAAATAGAAACAAATAATTGCACCGAGGATGGAACTAATGTTACGGAAGATAAGGTCGATTCAGATGGTTTCCAAGAGGTCCGTTCGAAGAAAAACGTAAAGGAAGCCAGACATAGCCAAAAGGAAGAATCAAAACCATTAAaacgcgagaaagaaaaagatagaGAACGTGATCGTTCAAAATCCAAGGCAAACGGTTCACAACCGACTACTTTGCAGCAGGTGCAAAATATACCACCTTTATTAGGTCAAACTATTCCACAACCTGCAAATATGTTGCAAAAGCAGTATGACAGAAATCCGAGGAGTCAAAAACTTGCTCCTAGATTCCAAAAACAACGTTTAGcgaagcagcagcagcagcagcaacagcaacagcagcaaatGTGTCCATCTGAACCCAACGATTCGAATAAAGTGAACAACTCGAACAACAGTTATGGTAAAGATTCGTCAAGCGGCCCTGCGCCTCCGCCAACTGTTAATGCTTGGGATAAACCTTTTACAACAAGCCAATTACGATCAAATTCTCCTTCAGCTGTTCCAACTGACATTCAGTTAATGCCAGGTTTGTCTACACAGAATGATCACGGTCACGTTCATAGTCACGAAATAAATGAGCAAGCAAATTCTGGAAATAGTAGCCAACGAAATTCGCCGAATGGCGAAAAAACCGGGAAGAGTTTGAAAGAACAGCTTGTAGAAAAAAATTCTGTTTCTGATGTTTCTTCTCCTCCAGTACAAACTTTAATTTTCGAGAatacaaattattcgaaaactaCCAAAGCTGGTCCTTCCGATCTGGCGGTGAAAACGAAATTTCCGAATCATATAAAGACTCAACAACAACGCGTTGAAAAACGTGCGGATTTAGAAGAGGAAGGTAACGCCACGTCTttgcagcaacaacagcagcaaagTCTCCCTGTCGCATTTTCAAATAAACCAAACGATTTAATGAAAGATAAGAATCAAGAACCAATTCAAATGCCTCTTTCCTTTAACAAAAATGAGGACAATGCCGACATGAAATTGGACTTTACCTTTGATTCAGACCTCTCGCAGTTAACAGAGGACAAGAGCAAAAGCTTAGGAATGACTCGATCTATGCACATGGCTGCTGGCCAAAGTACTATTTCACCTTCTACTGCGgaacttaatttaaaaattgcatCGGTGAAGAAAGTTTGGGAAAATGCCCCTCCTATGCCAACAGTGGTCGAACATGAAGATGGCAATGTTGTCAGTAGCGCTAATACTTTTCCTCAGGCGTTCGAAAGTACGGATGTCGATGATAGTTACAGTCCTCATCAACAGTACAATCAAAATAACATGAAAAGTGAAATAACCACTTCTACGAACGTGTGCAAG CTGGTTCCCCCGCAGGTGAAGCCGCAGCAACAATCTTCGGGCAGCAGCAGTAGCCAGTCTGGTTCAACTGTTCCTGGGCCAAGTCCTATTGGAGCAGGTCAAAGTCCTATTGGTCATCCCCCTGTTAGTCTTCAAGGACCGTTGAGCCCACCTCCATTTAATTCTACTGGACAACCTTCTCACATAAATTATCAG gaaTTTCCTCAATACCCCGGCTCTCAAGCGGCACAGTATGGCAGTATGCCTGCTATACCTTCTCCACCAGCAGTGTTGTTTAACACAGGTTCTGGCCAACTTCCAGCACAAGCAGGAGGTCTTTATGGAGCATTTCAGTTGGATCAGAGCCGATCTCCTTTTACGCAGTATCCGCCATATGCACCGTCTCTTCAAAATTCGTTTAGCCAGCAAAACGTTTACTTACAGCAACCGCCACCACACGCACCAAATGCACCTACTCCGGATATGTATCAAAGCAATCTTTCGCAGTATCGCATC ACCGCAGCTGCTGCGGCACCGTTTGGACAAAATCAGCAGCTCAGTAATAATCCAAATACAGTTCTTATTAGTTCCTCATCAAATTCTTTAATGTCTGCAAGTGTAAAACCATCCTCTCAACCTATTGGTGCTATCGGAACGAAAGCTCCACATTTTCAAGCACCATCTGCTCCTCAACCAAACCCA CTAACATACATACCGTATGATCCAAATCAAGTACTGGGCGTAAGTGGCAGTTACATGAGCAATTCCCAGATGGTACAGAGGCCTGGCCCAAACGTCCAAGCTTCGGCCAATAGTTATTATAGCGCGACTTCGGCag ATGTGTTTCCCGGCTCGCAAACAGGTTTTTATCAGCCAGGAGGTGCTACACAACAGACCGGCACTCATTACGGATTGCAAGGATTCAGCCAACATAGTCAAAGCTTAGCAACTGGCAGTGCTACCCCTGTAGGACTACAAAATTTCAGCTCTGGCTTTTTATCCACTTCTGGATTACAAATCGCTGCAGCTGCAGCGACTCAGCAGTTTCGCAATCCTACGGGAGGACTTCCAGGACCGGCAAATGCAGGACCCACGTTTCTTAGCAAGCATCAACCACAAGAACAACCTAGACAATTAAAGAGTCCGTCAGGAAATCAACAAGATGTCCTTGCATCAGTTTTCAGTTCCA CGCCACAAATACCATCTCCTAAGTCGAGAAACTGTAAACAACAATCGTCGACCCAACAACCACAACCAAGTCCTACACAACATCACAAGTTTCAACAGTATCAGGGCGTTAGTCAATCTGCTCTGGTAAGCAGTTACAGTAACTAT GTTTTACAGCAAAATGTTCGTGGCATGGGTATGCCACCGCGCGCCGGTATTCAACCGTCGCAACAACGATACCCACCACCAATTCAAAGACCAGTTGTTCCGTTCACACCGGGCCCAAATCCGAACAATCCTACTCAGCAGCAACCTAATTGCATGCCATCGCAACAACAGCAACCACCACAAACTCAAATTAATCGTCACAGGCCGAATTTAcatcaacaacagcagcagcaacgtAACAtaaaaatgcaacagcaatattatTCTACTCAAG GAAACGTCAAAATGGATACGAATGAGAAAACAGATTCTCACAATGATAAAATCAACGACAATGGTTCTGGTGCTCAGCAAGGAAGCACTAAACCAAACGTAAATCCACAAGATAATGATAATAAGGAAGAAGTGAATCAACAAAATGAGTGA